In Helianthus annuus cultivar XRQ/B chromosome 3, HanXRQr2.0-SUNRISE, whole genome shotgun sequence, a single window of DNA contains:
- the LOC110931352 gene encoding glutathione S-transferase T3-like: MDQMTSKWTDLNGKISKFNGCFIQKNRNPQSGASEATIMRQATEEYCELYKKRSFPHVAAWKVARNHPKWVPVDLVDMRGPTAPKKRGGPKRSKTSDSGNYTTSASDNLPQMNLNDDPLDEPDQPIDDPVEEDTPTRPRRRKSGESSSKGKEVVAESIFRIEEAKMAQYNEAKQRKEKIMSIKVEREQAYMGHLKTIERQNDLKILCEKHVNV, from the exons ATGGACCAAATGACGTCGAAATGGACGGATTTGAACGGGAAAATTAGTAAGTTCAACGGttgtttcattcaaaag aACCGTAATCCACAAAGTGGAGCGAGCGAGGCGACAATCATGCGACAAGCCACCGAAGAGTATTGCGAACTCTACAAAAAGAGGAGTTTTCCTCACGTGGCAGCATGGAAGGTTGCGAGGAATCACCCGAAGTGGGTCCCAGTTGATTTGGTCGACATGCGTGGTCCTACGGCTCCAAAAAAAAGAGGAGGTCCGAAAAGATCAAAGACATCCGATTCGGGGAACTACACGACTTccgcgtcggataacttgccccaaatgaatttaaacGATGACCCCCTTGACGAACCCGATCAACCCATTGACGACCCTGTTGAAGAAGATACACCTACAAGGCCACGTCGCAGGAAAAGTGGTGAATCGTCAAGCAAAGGAAAGGAAGTGGTGGCAGAGTCGATCTTCAGAATCGAAGAGGCGAAAATGGCGCAATACAACGAGGccaaacaaagaaaagaaaaaattaTGTCCATAAAAGTTGAACGTGAGCAGGCGTACATGGGACACTTGAAAACGATagaaagacaaaatgatttaaaaatcttgtgtgaAAAGCACGTTAATGTGTGA